A single genomic interval of Dyella sp. GSA-30 harbors:
- a CDS encoding SPOR domain-containing protein — protein MFAKFGFTLLVLLFGALAFTGGMMAPDNWRAPVTAFGNKLLSIKAPTAPPGPAAKAPPASHASIAATAAAPLKIDSLLVTTEVGAAAPAAGQPAYALQLGQFVTDDEATEAEQHAQAIGLPLTHLQVVDADKAPWTVLAAGRFATQAEAENAAVRVQAMLKLPSTPVIRLPPPAKSAT, from the coding sequence ATGTTCGCCAAGTTCGGATTTACCCTGCTGGTTTTGCTGTTCGGAGCGCTGGCATTTACCGGCGGCATGATGGCGCCCGATAATTGGCGAGCACCGGTAACTGCCTTCGGCAACAAGCTGTTATCGATTAAAGCCCCAACCGCCCCACCCGGTCCCGCCGCCAAGGCACCACCGGCAAGCCATGCCTCCATTGCTGCAACCGCAGCAGCGCCACTGAAGATCGATTCCCTGTTGGTCACTACCGAGGTGGGCGCTGCAGCACCGGCCGCCGGACAACCGGCCTACGCGCTGCAATTGGGACAATTCGTTACCGATGATGAAGCCACCGAAGCCGAGCAACATGCTCAGGCCATCGGCTTGCCACTGACCCACCTGCAAGTCGTCGACGCCGACAAGGCGCCCTGGACGGTACTGGCCGCCGGGCGGTTTGCCACACAGGCGGAAGCAGAGAATGCCGCCGTACGCGTACAGGCCATGCTCAAGCTACCAAGCACCCCGGTGATCCGCCTGCCGCCACCCGCCAAGTCAGCGACCTGA
- a CDS encoding type VI secretion system tube protein Hcp, with protein sequence MDLILLQPGDSSIFGGPNGWKGGGSLIDDVWRDEVLKLGQCLELVSVHQGMKQQITTDVSNSARTSGRPIITEFTCVKYVDKTSVKFYEYCLRAQPLGKGDKNPTKIYIARNSGEKTANILTIELRDAIISEIQFQSNPDDMPTEQFKLNFTEVLWTYTVQEADMNTSGNLASGWSIARNRPIGQFTS encoded by the coding sequence ATGGACCTGATTCTCTTGCAACCCGGCGATTCATCGATTTTCGGCGGACCCAACGGCTGGAAAGGCGGTGGCAGCCTGATCGACGACGTATGGCGCGACGAAGTGCTCAAGCTCGGCCAGTGTCTTGAGCTGGTGTCCGTACATCAGGGCATGAAGCAGCAGATCACGACCGATGTCAGCAACTCGGCGCGTACGTCTGGCCGCCCGATCATCACCGAATTCACCTGCGTGAAATACGTGGACAAGACCTCGGTGAAATTCTACGAGTATTGCCTGCGCGCACAGCCGCTGGGCAAGGGCGACAAGAATCCGACCAAGATCTATATCGCGCGAAACTCCGGCGAAAAGACCGCCAATATTCTCACCATCGAACTGCGCGACGCGATCATCAGCGAAATCCAGTTCCAGTCCAATCCGGACGATATGCCCACCGAGCAGTTCAAGCTCAACTTCACTGAAGTGCTGTGGACCTACACCGTGCAGGAAGCCGATATGAACACCTCCGGCAACCTGGCGTCCGGCTGGAGTATCGCGCGCAATCGTCCGATCGGACAGTTCACCAGCTGA
- a CDS encoding GMC oxidoreductase, producing MIIDYLDGSSPADVEADLCIIGAGAAGIAIARSFIGTSLSVCLIEGGGLAGEEKSQALYEGTSIGNPPFDPSVSRMRVFGGSCNLWGGGCITLSKHDLGERNWVPHSGWPLSYDELEPYYARARTYCQIDAHDFADGSFIGPLPRQPIPFSADKLVNQIFARSPILFGAAYRAELEQAENIKVLLHANLMELEAAPDGTSVRRARIAALSGRTGFVTARHYVLASGGIENARLLLLSDSVVPQGLGNTRDLVGRYFMDHPSGSIGRVVTDTPDHLTRPYDRNLGKGPAPVFPEIGLSDQAQRAHRLLSGRVHPFPVEADVPKGIRALREFRAALRPSSRDESAELEARLCAAMKNGPSPGDDVIPAKEGVGKLALRVGLGAGDIAKAFVRKLADKSAVKSNHVELIGYFEQAPNPDSRITLSSDVDALGLRKICVDWQLTPLDKHTYRTAAVLFGNELAQACGGRYEPAAWVGGTGDDMPQVHGTAHHLGTTRMSADPNQGVVDRHCRVHGVDNLHIAGSSVFPTGGWAFPTFTIIALSLRLAEDLRDLLLAYGTSGML from the coding sequence ATGATCATCGACTACCTGGATGGATCGTCGCCCGCCGACGTCGAAGCGGATCTCTGCATCATCGGCGCGGGGGCGGCTGGCATCGCGATTGCCCGCTCGTTTATCGGCACGTCGCTATCGGTCTGCCTGATCGAAGGCGGCGGCCTGGCGGGCGAGGAAAAAAGCCAGGCGCTGTATGAAGGAACGTCGATCGGCAACCCGCCGTTTGATCCGAGCGTGTCACGCATGCGCGTGTTTGGCGGCAGCTGCAATCTGTGGGGCGGCGGCTGCATCACGCTGAGCAAACACGATCTGGGGGAGCGCAACTGGGTGCCACACAGCGGCTGGCCGCTCTCTTACGACGAACTCGAACCCTACTACGCACGTGCACGAACGTATTGCCAGATCGATGCGCATGACTTCGCCGATGGGTCCTTCATCGGCCCCTTGCCGCGCCAACCCATTCCGTTCAGCGCGGACAAACTGGTCAACCAGATCTTCGCGCGCAGCCCGATTTTATTTGGTGCCGCTTACCGCGCCGAACTCGAGCAGGCCGAGAACATCAAGGTGCTGCTGCATGCCAACCTGATGGAGCTGGAAGCCGCGCCCGACGGTACGTCCGTGCGTCGCGCACGCATCGCCGCCCTGAGCGGGCGCACCGGCTTTGTCACGGCACGACACTATGTGCTTGCCTCCGGCGGCATCGAGAACGCTCGCCTGCTCCTGCTGTCGGACTCGGTGGTTCCCCAGGGGCTGGGCAACACGCGCGATCTGGTGGGCCGTTATTTTATGGATCATCCCAGCGGCAGCATCGGCCGGGTGGTGACCGATACGCCGGACCATCTCACGCGTCCGTACGATCGCAACCTGGGCAAGGGCCCCGCGCCGGTGTTTCCCGAAATCGGCCTGTCCGATCAGGCACAACGAGCCCATCGCCTGCTTAGCGGACGCGTGCATCCCTTCCCTGTCGAAGCGGACGTACCCAAGGGTATTCGTGCGTTGCGGGAGTTCAGGGCAGCCCTGCGGCCCTCGTCGCGCGATGAGAGCGCCGAGCTGGAGGCGCGGCTATGCGCGGCGATGAAAAATGGTCCTTCGCCAGGTGACGATGTCATCCCGGCCAAAGAGGGCGTCGGCAAGCTCGCATTGCGAGTCGGCCTGGGCGCCGGCGATATCGCCAAGGCGTTCGTGCGGAAGCTGGCCGACAAATCGGCGGTGAAAAGCAATCATGTGGAGCTGATCGGTTATTTCGAACAGGCGCCGAACCCGGACAGCCGGATTACCCTCAGCTCCGACGTCGATGCGCTCGGGCTGCGCAAGATCTGCGTCGACTGGCAGCTGACGCCGCTGGACAAGCACACCTACCGGACCGCGGCGGTCCTGTTCGGCAACGAACTGGCACAGGCATGCGGCGGACGTTATGAACCGGCGGCATGGGTAGGCGGTACCGGGGACGACATGCCCCAGGTTCACGGCACCGCGCATCACCTCGGCACGACACGAATGTCCGCCGATCCGAACCAAGGCGTGGTCGATCGCCATTGCCGTGTGCACGGCGTCGACAATCTTCATATCGCCGGCAGCTCGGTGTTTCCTACCGGCGGCTGGGCTTTCCCGACCTTCACCATCATTGCCCTGAGCCTGCGGCTGGCCGAAGACCTGCGCGACCTGCTGCTGGCCTATGGCACCTCCGGGATGCTTTGA
- a CDS encoding NAD-dependent epimerase yields the protein MKVLVTGTAGFIGSHVALQLLKRGDEVIGLDNLNDYYDVRLKKARLSRLMRHGGYTHVHADLSNRAAMEQAFSRHRPQRVVHLAAQAGVRYAAENPHVYVSSNVTGFLHVLEGCRRHGVEHLVFASTSSVYGANGTLPFSEHQSTEHPLTLYAASKKANEQMAHSYAHLYDIPCTGLRFFTVYGPWGRPDMALFLFTKAILAGEPIRVFNYGKHQRSFTYVDDIAEGVIRVLDTVPVKDAAWNAYLPDPQSSSVAPYRIYNIGNEQPVALLRYIEVLEACLGRKAEMELLPMQAGDVPDTAANMTLLRDAVGYVPKVPVETGVAQFVRWYRTYYETLQDERVA from the coding sequence ATGAAAGTGCTGGTTACCGGAACCGCGGGCTTTATCGGTTCGCACGTCGCCTTGCAATTGCTCAAGCGAGGCGACGAAGTGATCGGCCTGGACAATCTCAACGACTATTACGACGTCCGACTGAAAAAAGCCCGCCTGAGCCGCCTGATGCGACACGGCGGCTATACGCATGTGCATGCCGACCTGTCCAACCGGGCCGCAATGGAACAGGCCTTTTCCCGGCACCGGCCGCAGCGGGTGGTTCATCTGGCCGCTCAGGCCGGCGTACGTTACGCGGCGGAGAATCCACATGTCTATGTATCGAGCAACGTCACCGGCTTTCTGCATGTACTGGAAGGTTGTCGCCGCCACGGCGTAGAGCATCTGGTCTTTGCCTCGACCAGCTCGGTCTATGGTGCCAACGGTACGCTGCCGTTTTCCGAACACCAGTCCACCGAGCATCCGCTGACACTGTACGCCGCCTCGAAAAAAGCCAACGAGCAGATGGCGCACAGCTACGCCCATCTCTACGACATCCCATGCACGGGACTGCGCTTCTTCACGGTCTACGGCCCCTGGGGCCGCCCGGATATGGCGCTGTTTCTTTTCACCAAGGCGATTCTCGCCGGCGAACCCATCCGGGTTTTCAACTACGGCAAGCACCAGCGCAGCTTCACCTACGTCGACGATATCGCCGAAGGCGTGATTCGCGTACTCGATACCGTGCCAGTCAAGGACGCCGCGTGGAATGCCTATTTGCCCGACCCGCAAAGCAGCAGCGTCGCGCCCTATCGCATCTACAACATCGGCAACGAGCAGCCGGTGGCGTTGTTGCGTTACATCGAGGTGCTGGAAGCGTGCCTGGGACGCAAGGCGGAGATGGAATTGTTGCCGATGCAGGCCGGCGATGTGCCCGACACCGCCGCGAACATGACCTTGCTCAGGGATGCGGTCGGCTATGTCCCCAAGGTGCCGGTCGAAACCGGTGTGGCTCAATTCGTCCGCTGGTATCGGACCTATTACGAGACTCTGCAAGATGAACGCGTTGCATAA
- a CDS encoding FAD-dependent oxidoreductase: MPDPIAYPMPELPEIDGSDLHERDAQRFPRLNDDMAQRIATYGSEENVPAGTLLFEQGQRVVDFFFVLEGSIQIFDLGSDGQPRTVAMHSAHQFSGELDHLNQRRILVSGLAVVPTRLIRIKRQNFARLIAAETDIGEIIMRAFILRRVGLIRMGSGGVVVVGPVHGADTLRLQRFLIRNGYPHRLLDTESESGATEWMRSFELTPDVLPVVITPDHKLLRNPSTAELADNLGLTETIEPDHVHDVAVVGAGPSGLAAAVYAASEGLNTIVIEGMAPGGQAGTSSKIENYLGFPTGISGQALAGRAQVQAQKFGARLAISRHVVGIDCSARPYRLHLEDGQAIQARAIIVATGARYRKLDVPDYDRYEGQGIHYAATPMEGQLCTDEEVVVVGGGNSAGQAAMFLSRIAAHVHILVRSTGLAATMSDYLVQRIRQSTRISLHTETDIVAFDGNDRLRGVSWKHRPSGKLVTRPVANVFVMVGAEPNTDWLGGCLQLDAKGFICTGVDASGPTATSLYATSKAGIFAVGDVRAGSVKRVAAGVGEGAAVIQAVHKSLDPESP, translated from the coding sequence ATGCCGGATCCGATCGCCTATCCCATGCCTGAGTTACCCGAGATAGACGGCAGCGATCTGCACGAACGCGACGCTCAGCGGTTTCCCCGGCTCAACGACGACATGGCGCAGCGCATCGCAACGTATGGCAGCGAGGAAAACGTGCCTGCCGGCACGCTGCTGTTCGAGCAAGGCCAGCGCGTCGTCGATTTTTTCTTCGTGCTCGAAGGCAGCATCCAGATCTTCGACCTGGGCAGCGATGGCCAGCCACGCACAGTGGCGATGCATTCGGCGCACCAGTTCAGCGGCGAGCTGGATCACCTCAACCAGCGGCGCATTCTGGTCTCCGGCCTGGCGGTGGTCCCGACACGGCTTATTCGTATCAAGCGGCAAAACTTCGCGCGCCTGATCGCCGCCGAGACCGATATCGGCGAAATCATCATGCGCGCGTTTATCCTGCGGCGCGTCGGTCTCATCCGCATGGGCAGCGGTGGTGTGGTCGTCGTCGGGCCAGTGCATGGCGCCGATACGCTGCGGCTGCAGCGCTTCCTGATTCGAAACGGTTATCCGCACCGATTGCTCGACACCGAGTCGGAGAGCGGCGCCACCGAATGGATGCGCAGCTTCGAGTTGACGCCGGACGTGCTTCCGGTGGTCATTACGCCGGATCATAAACTGCTGAGGAATCCATCGACTGCGGAGCTGGCCGACAACCTGGGTCTGACCGAAACCATCGAACCCGATCATGTACATGACGTCGCCGTCGTCGGTGCCGGCCCATCGGGTCTGGCTGCCGCGGTCTACGCGGCTTCGGAAGGTCTCAATACGATCGTGATCGAAGGCATGGCACCCGGCGGCCAGGCCGGCACCTCATCGAAGATCGAAAACTATCTGGGTTTTCCCACCGGCATTTCAGGCCAGGCATTAGCCGGTCGAGCGCAAGTACAAGCGCAGAAATTTGGTGCCCGTCTGGCCATATCGCGCCACGTCGTCGGTATCGATTGCTCGGCGCGGCCTTATCGGCTGCACCTGGAAGACGGCCAGGCGATTCAGGCGCGCGCCATCATCGTTGCCACCGGCGCGCGTTATCGCAAGCTCGATGTGCCCGATTACGATCGATACGAAGGGCAGGGCATTCATTATGCCGCCACACCCATGGAAGGGCAGCTGTGCACCGACGAGGAGGTTGTCGTGGTCGGCGGCGGCAACTCGGCCGGCCAGGCCGCGATGTTTCTCTCCCGCATCGCAGCCCATGTGCATATCCTCGTGCGCAGTACCGGGCTGGCCGCAACCATGTCCGACTATCTCGTACAGCGTATCCGTCAATCGACACGGATCAGCCTGCATACCGAAACGGACATCGTCGCCTTCGACGGCAACGACCGGCTGCGTGGCGTCAGCTGGAAACATCGCCCCAGCGGGAAGCTGGTCACTCGGCCCGTCGCGAATGTTTTTGTGATGGTTGGTGCGGAGCCGAACACAGACTGGCTCGGCGGATGCCTGCAATTGGATGCCAAGGGTTTCATTTGCACCGGCGTCGATGCCAGTGGCCCGACCGCGACATCGCTATACGCGACATCCAAGGCAGGTATTTTCGCGGTCGGTGATGTACGTGCAGGATCGGTCAAGCGTGTTGCGGCGGGCGTGGGTGAAGGTGCTGCGGTGATCCAGGCGGTGCACAAGTCACTAGATCCTGAGTCGCCTTGA
- a CDS encoding sigma-54 dependent transcriptional regulator, producing MVDMLESNLLGSSPQFAHVVAQIRRIAKFDVTVLIGGETGTGKELGARAVHYLSARAAQPFIPVNCGALAESLVESELFGHERGAFTDARQAAPGLISEAEGGTLFLDEIDTLSAKAQAALLRFLQDRTYRRVGGTQTRQTNVRLIAASNANLDELVKARQFRRDLLYRLKVMPLIMPPLRERGSDVVELARIFLDRLNREYQGQTAPKRFHPELSAALTRYSWPGNIRELEHFIQREYLMCEGEVIHAALPQDGQMPNPSIDRYNAAFKQAKARVIADFERSYVTSAMARARGNISHAARIAGQDRSAFSKLVSKYRVASTAEQEQDSAE from the coding sequence ATGGTCGATATGTTGGAGTCCAACTTGCTTGGCTCCTCCCCACAATTTGCTCATGTAGTAGCGCAGATTCGCCGAATTGCAAAATTCGACGTCACGGTGCTTATCGGCGGAGAAACCGGTACCGGCAAAGAGCTGGGCGCAAGAGCGGTCCATTATCTCAGTGCTCGGGCGGCACAACCGTTTATTCCGGTCAATTGCGGCGCCCTGGCCGAATCGCTGGTGGAAAGCGAGTTATTCGGGCATGAGCGTGGGGCATTTACCGATGCGCGCCAGGCGGCGCCGGGTTTAATCAGCGAAGCCGAAGGCGGAACGCTATTCCTGGATGAAATCGACACCTTGTCGGCCAAGGCCCAGGCGGCGCTTTTGCGCTTTCTGCAGGACCGCACCTATCGCCGCGTCGGTGGCACCCAGACCCGGCAGACCAATGTGCGGTTGATTGCGGCAAGCAATGCCAACCTGGACGAACTGGTCAAGGCGCGGCAGTTTCGTCGCGACCTGCTGTACCGGCTCAAGGTGATGCCGCTGATCATGCCGCCGTTGCGTGAGCGCGGCAGCGATGTGGTCGAACTGGCCAGGATATTTCTCGATCGCCTCAACCGCGAGTATCAGGGCCAGACCGCACCCAAGCGCTTCCATCCCGAGCTGTCCGCGGCCCTTACGCGCTATAGCTGGCCCGGCAATATCCGCGAGCTGGAGCATTTCATCCAGCGCGAATACCTGATGTGCGAAGGCGAGGTGATTCATGCGGCACTGCCGCAGGACGGCCAGATGCCCAATCCCTCGATCGATCGGTACAACGCAGCCTTCAAACAGGCAAAAGCCCGGGTGATCGCCGATTTCGAGCGCAGCTATGTCACCTCGGCCATGGCCCGTGCGCGGGGCAATATTTCCCATGCCGCCCGCATCGCGGGGCAGGACCGCAGCGCTTTCAGCAAACTGGTAAGTAAATACAGGGTCGCTTCTACCGCCGAGCAGGAGCAAGATTCGGCGGAATGA
- the tssC gene encoding type VI secretion system contractile sheath large subunit, whose translation MTVESIQQKLLRVRPPRVRITYDVETGGSSEKVELAFIVGMFANLSGELSASELPALKDRRMRDIDAESFDKILADSTPMINLNGIPDTITGGRNLAGTLGFSCLADFEPLAVVNAVPSLKQRYDARADLRALQSMAECNDALAAALDRSTLDADAMGALKTKFSTTAPGDWVNVAISPVDPLPASPTGADVPTILVTLLAAQMAGNAQAATAAKQAADAAAAAADNAKTAAATAATARDNAQKAATDAAAALAKAKDAAAKAKTDQDIAAANTALVAAQKAKDDADATALTTQAQASAADELNTRQAQLAADRQQAFLSIDPLSKARRLSGRFANEIIVPMGNKELTQVALGSSGLIDERALAIDTQIGFQLDAILHARAFQELEATWRGLFYVVSRTESGRLLKLRVFNAGMDELRKELEKAADFDQSCIFKMIYEAEFGTYGGSPYSLLLGGYEFDHSPNHMSLLNNLTKVAASAHAPFIAAAAPGLFGLDSFDKLAKPRDLGQLFESPEMAQWVEFRNSEDSRYVALALPHILLRLPYGKDSRPAEGLRYEETVNGEQGPDHNAFLWGNAAYALAERITHSFALYHWTAAIRGVEGGGLVDGLPVFTYRDDADLVNMICPTEVSITDRREKELNDLGFIALCNCKGTGQAAFFGGQTTNLPRQYISDEANANAKLSAMLPYILAASRFAHYIKVIMRKKIGAFLTRGNIEAYLNTWIAQYVLLDDNASQEVKASYPLRAAQINVTDVPGSPGSYKATVFIKPHFQLEELTTSIRLVADLPAG comes from the coding sequence ATGACTGTCGAGAGCATTCAACAAAAGCTATTGCGTGTGCGGCCGCCGCGCGTACGCATTACCTACGACGTCGAGACCGGCGGTTCGAGCGAAAAGGTGGAGCTGGCATTTATCGTCGGCATGTTCGCCAACCTGTCCGGCGAGCTCAGTGCGAGCGAGTTACCCGCGCTGAAAGACCGGCGCATGCGCGATATCGACGCGGAATCGTTCGACAAGATCCTGGCGGACAGCACGCCGATGATCAACTTGAACGGCATCCCCGATACGATTACCGGCGGCAGAAACCTTGCCGGTACGTTGGGCTTCTCCTGCCTGGCCGACTTCGAGCCTCTGGCGGTAGTCAATGCTGTGCCCAGCTTGAAGCAGCGCTATGACGCGCGGGCAGACTTGCGTGCCCTGCAGTCGATGGCCGAATGCAATGACGCATTGGCCGCGGCGCTGGATCGTTCCACGCTCGACGCGGATGCGATGGGGGCACTGAAGACCAAGTTTTCGACGACGGCACCTGGCGACTGGGTCAATGTCGCCATCAGCCCGGTCGATCCGCTGCCGGCATCGCCCACAGGCGCCGATGTGCCCACCATCCTGGTAACCCTGCTCGCTGCACAGATGGCAGGCAACGCACAGGCCGCCACCGCGGCCAAGCAGGCGGCGGATGCTGCGGCTGCCGCGGCAGACAACGCCAAGACAGCCGCGGCAACAGCCGCCACGGCCAGGGACAACGCGCAGAAAGCCGCGACGGATGCCGCAGCGGCGCTGGCTAAAGCCAAGGACGCTGCCGCCAAGGCGAAAACCGACCAGGATATTGCCGCGGCCAATACCGCCCTGGTTGCCGCGCAAAAAGCCAAGGACGATGCCGATGCCACCGCGCTCACCACGCAGGCACAGGCTTCGGCGGCCGACGAGCTCAATACCCGTCAGGCGCAGCTTGCCGCCGATCGCCAGCAGGCCTTCCTGTCGATCGATCCGCTGTCCAAGGCGCGCCGGCTGAGCGGCCGCTTTGCCAACGAGATCATCGTGCCGATGGGCAACAAGGAACTGACCCAGGTGGCATTGGGCTCCAGTGGCCTGATCGACGAACGTGCGCTCGCTATCGATACTCAGATCGGCTTTCAGCTGGATGCGATTTTGCACGCCCGCGCGTTCCAGGAGCTCGAGGCGACCTGGCGCGGCCTGTTCTATGTGGTGTCGCGCACCGAAAGCGGCCGGCTGTTGAAACTGCGTGTGTTCAATGCCGGCATGGACGAGCTGCGCAAGGAACTGGAGAAGGCGGCGGATTTCGATCAGAGCTGCATCTTCAAGATGATCTACGAGGCCGAATTCGGCACCTATGGCGGCTCGCCGTACAGCCTGCTGCTGGGTGGTTATGAGTTCGATCATTCGCCCAACCATATGTCCCTGCTCAACAACCTGACCAAGGTCGCCGCGTCCGCGCATGCACCGTTTATCGCGGCGGCGGCGCCGGGCCTGTTCGGTCTGGACAGTTTCGACAAGCTGGCCAAACCGCGCGATCTGGGGCAGTTGTTCGAGTCGCCGGAAATGGCGCAGTGGGTGGAGTTTCGCAATAGCGAAGATTCGCGTTACGTCGCCTTGGCGCTGCCGCATATCCTGCTGCGCCTGCCGTACGGCAAGGACTCGCGACCGGCCGAAGGCCTGCGTTACGAAGAAACCGTCAACGGCGAGCAGGGGCCCGATCACAATGCGTTCCTGTGGGGTAATGCGGCGTATGCGCTGGCCGAGCGCATCACGCATTCGTTTGCCCTGTATCACTGGACAGCGGCGATTCGCGGCGTGGAAGGCGGTGGCCTGGTCGATGGCCTGCCGGTATTCACGTACCGCGACGATGCCGATCTGGTGAACATGATCTGCCCGACCGAAGTGTCGATCACCGATCGCCGCGAAAAAGAACTGAACGATCTTGGCTTTATCGCACTATGCAATTGCAAGGGCACCGGTCAGGCGGCGTTCTTCGGCGGCCAGACCACCAACCTGCCGCGCCAGTACATCAGCGACGAGGCCAATGCGAACGCCAAGCTGTCGGCGATGCTGCCGTACATCCTGGCCGCCTCGCGCTTTGCGCATTACATCAAGGTGATCATGCGCAAGAAGATCGGCGCCTTCCTCACCCGCGGCAATATCGAGGCCTACCTCAATACCTGGATCGCGCAATACGTCCTGCTGGACGACAACGCCTCACAAGAGGTAAAGGCCAGCTATCCGTTGCGCGCCGCGCAGATCAACGTGACCGACGTGCCCGGGTCGCCCGGTTCGTATAAAGCGACCGTGTTCATCAAGCCGCACTTCCAGCTGGAAGAACTGACCACTTCGATTCGCCTGGTGGCGGATCTGCCTGCGGGCTGA
- the tviB gene encoding Vi polysaccharide biosynthesis UDP-N-acetylglucosamine C-6 dehydrogenase TviB: MRRLEDTKLAIVGLGYVGLPLAVEFGKRYQTVGFDINKKRIEQLRAGHDSTLEVDAEELADIPHLRFSAELDDIRDCNVYIVTVPTPIDLAKRPDLTPLVRASETLGKVLKPGDIVVYESTVYPGCTEEVCVPILERVSGLVYNRDFFAGYSPERINPGDKQHRVTTILKVTSGSTPETADFVDRLYGSVIVAGTHKASCLKVAEAAKVIENTQRDLNIALVNDLAILFNKLGIDTLDVLQAAGTKWNFLPFRPGLVGGHCIGVDPYYLTHKAQEVGHHPDVILAGRRTNDGMGPYIASEVIRLMVRKGINPVQARILILGLAFKENCPDLRNTRVVDIVHALRAYNAAVDIHDPWVSAAEAEHEYAITPVAEPASGGYDAVIVAVGHRQFVAMGAEGVRRFGKPSSIVYDVKYVLPRDAVDGRL; encoded by the coding sequence ATGCGGCGCCTGGAAGACACCAAGCTTGCCATTGTCGGCCTCGGCTACGTCGGCCTGCCGCTCGCGGTGGAATTCGGCAAGCGTTACCAAACGGTCGGTTTCGATATCAACAAGAAGCGCATCGAGCAATTGCGCGCCGGCCATGACAGCACGCTGGAAGTCGATGCCGAGGAACTCGCCGATATCCCCCATTTGCGCTTCAGCGCCGAGCTGGACGATATCCGCGATTGCAACGTCTACATCGTCACTGTCCCTACCCCGATCGATCTCGCCAAGCGCCCCGACCTGACTCCCTTGGTCAGGGCCAGCGAAACGCTGGGCAAGGTGCTCAAGCCGGGTGACATCGTGGTGTACGAATCCACCGTGTATCCGGGCTGCACCGAAGAGGTCTGCGTGCCGATCCTCGAACGGGTATCGGGCCTGGTGTACAACCGCGACTTCTTTGCCGGCTATAGCCCCGAACGTATCAACCCCGGCGACAAACAACACCGGGTGACGACCATCCTCAAGGTCACGTCAGGCTCGACGCCGGAGACGGCTGATTTCGTCGACCGCCTCTATGGCTCGGTCATCGTCGCCGGAACGCACAAGGCCAGTTGCCTGAAAGTGGCCGAGGCGGCCAAGGTGATCGAAAACACCCAGCGCGATCTCAATATCGCCCTGGTCAACGACCTGGCCATCCTGTTCAACAAGCTCGGCATCGACACGCTCGACGTATTGCAGGCGGCGGGAACGAAATGGAATTTCCTGCCGTTCCGACCCGGGCTGGTCGGCGGCCATTGCATCGGCGTGGACCCGTACTACCTCACGCACAAGGCGCAGGAGGTCGGGCACCACCCGGACGTAATCCTGGCCGGCCGTCGCACCAATGACGGCATGGGCCCGTACATCGCCAGCGAAGTGATACGCCTGATGGTACGCAAGGGCATCAACCCGGTGCAGGCACGCATCCTGATACTGGGCCTGGCGTTCAAGGAGAACTGCCCGGACCTGCGCAATACCCGCGTGGTCGATATCGTGCATGCACTGCGCGCCTATAACGCCGCGGTCGATATCCACGATCCCTGGGTGAGTGCCGCCGAGGCCGAACACGAATATGCCATCACGCCAGTCGCCGAACCGGCCTCGGGCGGCTATGACGCCGTCATCGTCGCGGTCGGTCACCGGCAATTCGTCGCGATGGGTGCCGAGGGTGTGCGCCGCTTCGGCAAACCGTCGTCGATCGTCTACGACGTGAAATACGTACTGCCGCGCGACGCTGTCGACGGTCGTCTATGA
- a CDS encoding DUF6150 family protein, translated as MARIYQTQTMGEARVKVAIVTDRGQADLWVNRVSSWGLASGDALWFMVPDRGDATATVFFTSIGFAQIKVCFVETRGEAGWRDPAVARRGLFSGR; from the coding sequence ATGGCAAGAATCTATCAGACACAGACCATGGGAGAGGCCCGAGTCAAGGTGGCCATCGTCACCGACCGCGGGCAGGCCGATCTGTGGGTGAACCGTGTAAGCAGTTGGGGCCTGGCATCGGGTGACGCACTCTGGTTCATGGTGCCCGATCGTGGCGATGCGACCGCTACGGTATTTTTCACCAGCATCGGTTTCGCCCAGATCAAGGTGTGCTTTGTCGAGACGCGCGGCGAAGCCGGCTGGCGCGATCCAGCGGTTGCACGCCGAGGCCTGTTTTCAGGTCGCTGA